A window of the Veillonellales bacterium genome harbors these coding sequences:
- the yqeC gene encoding selenium cofactor biosynthesis protein YqeC, translated as SDRIAAWFRDRDGDKVSGLLPAWIDQIAKRNEDLFIFVEADGARGKWLKAPAVYEPVVPQSTAVTVGILNLQALGQPFSRRIVHRLELVLEIVRKQENSLIDWRDLAILATAQQGIFQHSRGKKILLLTGAQAAAASEVERIVKYIRSGSRGDIRKCIAVKGCGSAFEPVAVHSLW; from the coding sequence AATCGGACAGAATTGCCGCTTGGTTTCGCGACAGGGACGGCGACAAAGTTTCCGGATTATTGCCGGCTTGGATTGATCAAATTGCCAAACGAAACGAAGATTTATTTATCTTCGTTGAAGCGGACGGTGCTAGGGGGAAATGGCTCAAGGCGCCTGCGGTTTACGAGCCTGTAGTTCCCCAGAGTACGGCGGTCACCGTGGGTATTCTTAATTTACAGGCCCTCGGTCAGCCTTTCAGCAGACGGATTGTACATCGGCTGGAATTAGTGCTGGAAATCGTGAGAAAACAGGAGAATTCTTTGATCGATTGGCGGGATTTAGCCATATTGGCAACCGCACAGCAGGGCATTTTCCAGCACAGCCGGGGGAAGAAAATTCTGCTGCTTACCGGGGCGCAAGCTGCGGCAGCCAGTGAGGTTGAGCGGATAGTGAAATATATCCGCAGCGGCAGTCGGGGGGACATCCGCAAATGCATTGCCGTAAAAGGCTGCGGGTCGGCATTCGAGCCTGTTGCGGTGCATTCGCTATGGTAA